One segment of Arvicanthis niloticus isolate mArvNil1 chromosome 5, mArvNil1.pat.X, whole genome shotgun sequence DNA contains the following:
- the Rnf183 gene encoding E3 ubiquitin-protein ligase RNF183 isoform X1: protein MLPWKRPWGWWQGGSFPKLGGIRRGRDGKLRPFRVVSLIPLLQFTETQGIPVRFRFPVCDQRMSEPQGQELRAECPVCWNPFNNTFHTPKVLDCCHSFCVECLAHLSLVTPARRRLLCPLCRQPTVLASGQPVTDLPTDTAMLTLLRLEPHHVILEGHQLCLKDQPKSRYFLRQPQVYTLDPGPEPESQTGLPQDIAPDTRPVSIPSHYSLRECVRNPHFRIFAYLMAVILSVTLLLIFSIFWTKQFFWGMG from the exons ATGCTGCCATGGAAACGGCCCTGGGGTTGGTGGCAAGGTGGCAGTTTTCCAAAGCTAGGCGGAAtcaggagagggagagacggGAAACTCAGACCCTTCAGAGTGGTCTCTTTGATTCCCCTTCTACAATTCACAGAAacccag GGCATCCCTGTGAGGTTCCGGTTCCCTGTATGTGATCAGAGGATGAGCGAGCCACAGGGCCAGGAGCTCAGAGCCGAGTGCCCTGTCTGCTGGAACCCTTTCAACAACACATTCCACACCCCCAAAGTGCTAGACTGCTGTCACTCTTTCTGTGTGGAATGCTTGGCCCACCTCAGCCTGGTGACCCCGGCCAGGCGCCGCTTGCTCTGCCCACTCTGTCGTCAGCCCACCGTGCTGGCTTCAGGGCAACCAGTTACTGACTTGCCTACAGACACTGCCATGCTGACCCTGCTCCGCCTAGAGCCCCACCACGTCATCCTCGAGGGCCACCAGCTCTGTCTCAAGGACCAGCCCAAGAGCCGATACTTCCTGCGTCAGCCTCAGGTCTACACCCTGGACCCTGGCCCTGAGCCTGAGAGCCAGACTGGGCTTCCTCAGGACATAGCTCCTGACACGAGGCCAGTGTCCATCCCCAGTCACTACTCTCTCAGAGAGTGTGTCCGCAACCCTCACTTCCGGATCTTCGCCTATCTGATGGCTGTCATCCTCAGTGTCACCCTGCTGCTCATCTTCTCTATCTTTTGGACTAAACAGTTCTTTTGGGGCATGGGGTGA
- the Rnf183 gene encoding E3 ubiquitin-protein ligase RNF183 isoform X2 — protein sequence MSEPQGQELRAECPVCWNPFNNTFHTPKVLDCCHSFCVECLAHLSLVTPARRRLLCPLCRQPTVLASGQPVTDLPTDTAMLTLLRLEPHHVILEGHQLCLKDQPKSRYFLRQPQVYTLDPGPEPESQTGLPQDIAPDTRPVSIPSHYSLRECVRNPHFRIFAYLMAVILSVTLLLIFSIFWTKQFFWGMG from the coding sequence ATGAGCGAGCCACAGGGCCAGGAGCTCAGAGCCGAGTGCCCTGTCTGCTGGAACCCTTTCAACAACACATTCCACACCCCCAAAGTGCTAGACTGCTGTCACTCTTTCTGTGTGGAATGCTTGGCCCACCTCAGCCTGGTGACCCCGGCCAGGCGCCGCTTGCTCTGCCCACTCTGTCGTCAGCCCACCGTGCTGGCTTCAGGGCAACCAGTTACTGACTTGCCTACAGACACTGCCATGCTGACCCTGCTCCGCCTAGAGCCCCACCACGTCATCCTCGAGGGCCACCAGCTCTGTCTCAAGGACCAGCCCAAGAGCCGATACTTCCTGCGTCAGCCTCAGGTCTACACCCTGGACCCTGGCCCTGAGCCTGAGAGCCAGACTGGGCTTCCTCAGGACATAGCTCCTGACACGAGGCCAGTGTCCATCCCCAGTCACTACTCTCTCAGAGAGTGTGTCCGCAACCCTCACTTCCGGATCTTCGCCTATCTGATGGCTGTCATCCTCAGTGTCACCCTGCTGCTCATCTTCTCTATCTTTTGGACTAAACAGTTCTTTTGGGGCATGGGGTGA